In Bufo gargarizans isolate SCDJY-AF-19 chromosome 6, ASM1485885v1, whole genome shotgun sequence, a single genomic region encodes these proteins:
- the UBTF gene encoding nucleolar transcription factor 1, with product MNGAAGDEQTSMTAISDQDNWSQEDMLTLLETMKTILPSQDNLKFKTTESHLDWNKLAFKNYTGPVCRQKWTEISTEVRKFRTLSEIIVDAEEHVKNPYKGKKLKKHPEFPKKPLTPYFRFFMEKRAKYAKLHPEMSNLDLTKILSKKYKELPEKKKTKYIQDFQREKQEFERNLAKFREEHPDLMQATKKSDVPEKPKTPQQLWYNHERKVYLKIKPDASTKEVKDSLGKQWSQLPDKKRLKWIHKALEQRKQYEDIMREYIQKHPEMNLEEGNTRSTLTKAERQLKDKFDGRPTKPPPNCYSMYCAELMANMKDVPSTERMVLCSQRWKLLSQKEKDAYHKKCEQKKKEYEVELVRFLESLPEEQQKRVLAEEKMVGANKKPSQASKVTAQDSTKPKSRAEKKKAPDERGKLPETPKTAEEIWQQSVIGDYLARFKNDRAKAVKSMESTWLNMEKKEKIMWIKKAAEDQKRYERELSDMRSAPAAAIPAKKMKFQGEPKKAPMNGYQKFSQELLSNGELNHLPLKERMVEIGSRWQRISPSQKEYYKKLAEDQQRVYRMQLETWMKGLSSQDRAAYREQTAYKRKSTTKTQAPSPKSKATAQSKSDDDEDDDEDDDDEDEDEDDDEDKEDSSDGDSSESSSEDDSEDAEENEDEEEDDDDEEEDEDDNESGSSSSSSSSGDSSDSDSN from the exons ATGAACGGAGCAGCTGGCGACGAACAAACCAGCATGACTGCCATTAGTGATCAAG ATAACTGGTCCCAGGAGGACATGCTCACTCTCCTGGAAACCATGAAGACCATTCTGCCCAGCCAGGACAATTTAAAGTTTAAAACCACAGAGTCTCATCTAGACTGGAACAAGCTGGCCTTTAAGAATTATACGGGACCCGTGTGTCGTCAGAAGTGGACTGAGATCTCAACTGAG GTGAGGAAGTTCCGCACTCTCTCAGAAATAATTGTAGATGCAGAAGAACATGTGAAGAACCCATATAAAGGGAAAAAACTGAAG AAACACCCCGAATTCCCCAAGAAGCCCCTCACACCCTATTTCCGCTTCTTTATGGAGAAGAGGGCCAAATACGCTAAGTTACATCCAGAGATGAGTAACCTGGACCTAACCAAGATTCTGTCCAAAAAGTATAAAGAGTTACCAGAGAAAAAGAAG ACAAAATATATTCAGGATTTCCAGAGAGAGAAGCAAGAATTTGAGAGGAACCTGGCAAAATTCAG GGAGGAGCACCCAGACCTCATGCAGGCTACAAAGAAATCAGATGTCCCTGAAAAACCCAAGACCCCCCAGCAACTCTGGTACAATCACGAGAGGAAGGTTTACCTTAAAATAAAGCCTGAT GCTAGTACAAAGGAAGTGAAAGACTCTCTAGGGAAACAATGGTCACAGCTCCCTGACAAGAAACGTCTCAAATGGATTCATAAAGCATTGGAACAGCGAAAGCAATATGAG GACATCATGCGGGAGTACATCCAGAAACATCCAGAAATGAACCTTGAGGAGGGCAATACCCGCTCCACTCTTACCAAGGCAGAGCGTCAGCTCAAAGACAAGTTTGATGGACGGCCAACAAAACCACCTCC AAACTGCTACTCCATGTACTGTGCAGAACTAATGGCCAACATGAAGGACGTCCCCAGCACAGAGCGCATGGTCCTCTGCAGTCAGCGGTGGAAGCTACTGTCTCAGAAAGAAAAAGATGCATACCACAAGAAGTGTGAACAG AAAAAGAAAGAATATGAAGTGGAGTTAGTGCGTTTTCTTGAG AGCCTCCCAGAAGAACAACAGAAGAGGGTTCTTGCTGAAGAAAAGATGGTGGGGGCGAACAAGAAGCCCTCACAAGCATCAAAGGTGACTGCTCAGGATTCTACGAAG CCAAAGAGCAGAGCAGAGAAGAAGAAGGCTCCAGATGAGAGGGGGAAGCTCCCAGAAACGCCAAAAACAGCAGAAGAAATCTGGCAGCAGAGTGTAATTGGTGACTACCTGGCCCGGTTTAAG AATGACCGAGCTAAAGCTGTCAAGAGCATGGAGTCCACTTGGTTGAACATGGAGAAAAAGGAGAAGATCATGTGGATTAAAAAAGCGGCTGAGGACCAGAAACGATATGAG AGAGAACTAAGTGATATGAGGTCTGCTCCAGCTGCAGCAATCCCTGCAAAGAAGATGAAGTTTCAGGGAGAACCCAAAAAAGCCCCAAT gAATGGTTATCAAAAGTTCTCACAGGAGCTCCTCTCAAATGGAGAGCTAAATCATCTCCCCCTGAAAGAGCGCATGGTGGAGATTGGCAGCCGCTGGCAGCGGATTTCCCCCAGTCAGAAGGAATATTACAAGAAACTGGCAGAAGATCAGCAGAGAGTCTACCGCATGCAGCTTGAAACGTGGATGAAG GGTTTATCATCTCAGGATCGGGCAGCATACAGAGAGCAGACAGCCTAT AAGCGCAAGAGTACAACGAAAACCCAAGCACCTAGTCCAAAGTCAAAGGCTACTGCTCAGAGCAAATCA gatgatgatgaggacgacgacgaggatgatgatgatgaagacgaGGATGAAGATGATG